The nucleotide sequence TGACCAAAAAGCCAAGTGCCTTCACTTGTTTTATTTGGTCTTATAGTCTGGTTGCAAGAATCTGGTCTTAGCTTCATAAGGATGGCAGAAGGCACCTGTGACACTAAGGTCACCATTCTCTGGACAATATTGTCAGGCACATGGTGGATGGAGCTGTgaagggccaggagctggattcagtgatccttgtgggtcctttacaactcagcatattctgtgattttgtgatccTGCTGAAACCCTTGAGGGCATTAGAAccacaaaagattttttttcccttgtgcaGAACAAATGTTAGTTTTGATCCTAGAAACAACAATTGCTTTGGCTGAAACATCTCTGTTTGAAATAGACACCCAAGTAAGAACATCCGGAGGAATGTCCTTCATAAGTAACAATAATCTCATCATATGTAGCCCTTTTTTATTCCTGAGATGTCTGTAGTTTTACAGTAAATTagagtggtttttttccttctctttgtttttatttttaagatatcAGAATTTAATTATGTTGAAAAAGGAAGCATGCTTCATTTAAGTGCTATCAGAATTTCTTTCTTGAGCTGTTTCATGGGAAGAATCcttacttctttttctctgtttacaCTGAAGGTTCATGGAGCCAATGTAAACAGCAAAATTAGTATAAACACCAGGGATTAACTTTGGGAGATTTGAAAGCAGCAGGGTTTTccttaataaaattaaacaaatagtTTAGTATTTctatatatctttatatataGTTTAGAGGTCCTAAAGATGTATGTTGCCCTTAATAAACATTCACCATTTGAGTTTTTTGAGGatttccacaaaaaaacccaaggataGCATTATGTTGGTGTTAAGctaattttttattaacttcAAGGAGAGGATAACAGGATTATTGCTTCATTAAACATGCAGACACTCACTGAGGTTGTATTCTCTGCACTCCAATACAGCAAGATTTTTGTACAATATTCTTAAAGGATTGTTGTCTCTTTCTTGTTGGCTGTGCTTTGACTCTAACtacctcctcctgctgcttATTGTGAACGTCCTCTGCTTCTTCCGAGTGTCCTGTAATATTAATGGGGAAATTTCCATTATCCTAATAGTAAAGCTCCTGGttataattacttttaaaaaacgagggggcaaaaaaaaaaaaaaaaaaaaaagaaagaaaataatgtcactctgcaaaaaaaaaaaaaaatatatatatatattatcttGCCCTGGTCAATGCCAgaacaaataattttgctttctaaCAAGCAAGACATAGAACATGCAGGTGATGGCTGTTGAATAAAAGCTTAGGAAGCCAGCTGTACAGTTTTAAGAGATTCCAGTGTGGCCGATGTGATGAGAGCCTCATAAAGCCAAAACACCCTCAGAACACTCAAAAGCTTCTGCTTGCCATTTCCAGCCTGGACAAAATGAAGGAGGGATTTTAAAGAACTCAGTGCAGAGCTAAAATAATTATTGATTGCTTAGGTACAACTGAAATCTCCCCGGTATTTACAGGAAGCACTGACAGTGTGGTGCTGGAGTTGATGGAAACACCCTCGGCTGACGTGACTTCCCTTCAGGTGAGCCAGGTAAATACACACCTGGCACCCGAACATCCATCCCTGGAGAAACAGTGAAAAGCAGGGCAGATTCAAACAACAGCAACTAACAGTACGCGTACCGCATCTTGCCAGACTATCTGTGTGTGCGTTTAGGGCGCTGTCACTTTGTGTTGGCCTGCAGAAGCAGAGCGAGCAGCCCGGCACCAGCAGACATGGGGCTGAAACGGAGGTTACACGCACCGGGGCAGTGAAGGCTCCGCACAGAGCAGATCGTGCGCAGGCCGCGGGCACCCCTTCCTCGTGCAGCCCAAGGCTCGGTGTTCCCAGCGTACTACGCAAGGATCGAGGCAGGGAATTCTCCTCCTCAGGGGACCCCGGCAACTCTTCCCGGCGGGGCCAGGGCGCTGCCCGCGCCCGCCGCAGGACTACAGCTCCCAGCGAGCCTTGCGCCGCCTCCATCTTCCCCTCACGAACACCGCGGGTTGCGTTGCTGGAACACAAGGCCTTGTTGAAATAAAACCTGCCCTTGAACAAAACTTTCTCAGGGTGTGCTTTGAGCCTGCAGTGAGGCGCGCAGCTGAAATAGATCCTCGAATTAGCCCTCGAACTGGGTTCACTTTGGCAAGAGGCCGGAGTCTCTACTCACAGGCTGCTCTGTCTCCCAGAGGAGCtgtaaatctgcttttctttcctggaaGCGATGTAGTGTCCTGGGAACGTCCTCAAAATACGTGGTGGGTCAGCTCATCTCCTGCTTCAGCAATATTCAACAAACCCGGCCCCTGGCCTCTCACAGCACTCACCCCCCTCCGCTGTTCTCAGTGCCTTGGCCGATGATCCTGAAGATGCTTCCTGACattgctctgctgcctgggatTTCTCCTTGCTGCACACTTGCTGCCCACCAGTGAGGAGCTGTAGTTCAACCTTTGCTAAATCTCTTATGTCTGTACCAGGCCTTTTGTTTATGTGCTATACATGGCAGGAACAACTCACGACAGGTGCTGCACAGGCAGTAtgtacagacacacacacaaacataatTTTCTAAGTGGCTAATGctctttatttttgattttggaCAGCCATTTGGCAGTCTTCACTATGGAGAATGCAGTACATTTGAAAAATCCATGTTCTGTATTTTATCTAGAAGTAGTCATCGCCTGGGTAGCACTATCACGGGTTTTCCATAAACACACCAGTATTTCTCCTCTCTTGGCTCCTTTGGGTGGATCTTAGTTAAACACAGCTCACATGCAGGATTTTGAAAGCCCTGCTAGAGGAGCCTTGGCAAGGCCAGGGATCTGCAGGCAAGTATTATCTACAGCAAGGTGGCTCAGGGAGATAAGGATGGATGCACATGTGCATCTCCCTGGGAGTGGGAGCAAGGAGACAGTAGACGGCAACAACTCAAATGCTATGGCAGAGAGTTATATATAAATATGAGGAGACCcaagtaaaaagaaatttgaGCCAAAAGATTTGAGGAGTAGATTGGGTGGGAGCCATAAAAGTGGCCTGGGGTGAAGTAGGAGAGGCTGAGACTAACAAGAAGCAGAGTCTGCAAGTGGACACCAGTGGGGAAGAAGGAGTCATGTAAGAGGCAGTGTGGAAATACATAAGCTGTTTATGCAAAAGTGGTGTGAGGCTCCTTTTGTATGAGTGCTCTTAACACCAGGTTGGAGGCAGGGACATAAGCACAAGCTGGTGATTCTCCTTCccttgttttgttgttgctgttatcccttatttttaaagcacGGTAGTTCCTTGGAAGCAGCTTTGTTCTCCAAATGTCCAACACCTTTTTCTTTAtcttataaaaaagaaaaaagtaacacTTCCTGCAATTGCATCCATGCATTTTGGAGCCTGTTTCCTAACCTTAGCATCAGTGGGCTCTGAACAATTTCAAGAATGCTTccttaattttctctctcttttccatcaATTGGTTTTTCTCACTCCACCCAGTCTTAGCAGCAAGTTTATAGGCTTTTCCAACCATTCCCACtataaaaatgtgcattttgaaTCAAAAGAAATTGAATATTCAGTCTATCCTATGCCATCCCAGTGAGCAGTCACCTTTTCAGAATCTTGTTTTCTGGGTACCTCCTATCACTTTTTACCTTTAGAAACTTTCTGGTAATAACACTAGAACTCTATGTTCTTTCCCGTGGCATTCCTTACAGCTTCTAGCTTTGCTATCAGTATCAGTGACTGGAGAAAGAGACGAGGATTTAAAATCCTCTTCCCCTTAGCACCAAACTAGTATATGCTGAGTTGCATAGTCTAGAGTGACCCATCTCCTGAACAACTTCCATAGAAAAACAACTTCAGAAATGCTAAATAATCACAAATTATCTGGTCTTTCCATAAGGCTGCCTAAGCCCAGGCCTCTCAACCCCGTTATGGTCTTGTGTACATCAGAAATCCAGAACTGGCATAAAAACTGCAACAGCCTGAGGGAGCATCTAATAACATCGTGTGGGAAACTGCAGTGTTCCCCTGGCTGAACCCCATGAGGTCCCTTCCAGGCATCAGTCAGCATAAACTGGCAAGAAAGCTGTGTATTGATTTTGATTATCTGCACTATATGTGTGCTTGTAGAATCTGAAATTAAACAGTGAATTGAGTTTCTAGTCCCAACACCctatttatttctggttttgttttcctgaaggaagGCTGAAAGAACAACGGAGAGCCAAACAAACCTCGCGGGAGGTTACCATGTACACAAAGCCATCTCGGAAACAGGGGCGGTATTTGCTTAGCAGTGAACACGGGAAAGAGGGTGAGGAATGGGAACGTCTGCTGATGTTTagggaaagcaaagcagcagcagacaaAAGGGCAGCTGTTGCTCTCGGGGAGCACTTAACCCATACCCGCACGCCGCTCCGCTGGCGGGCACAGGCCCAGCGCACGCCCCGGCACCGGTGGCGCTGGGGCACCGCTGCCACGGCCGGGAGCTCTCGCCTCCTCCAGGGAATCCCCTGGCCCAGGGCAGGCGGCCGCCCCTCCCGCCGCCGGCTCCCGCATCCCGTGCCGCGCACCCCGCGTGACCGGCGGGGCGGGCACGGGCGCGGGCAGGCACAGGCCGGCGGGCCGTCCCCGCAGCACCCGGGGCCGAACGCCGCTCCCCCACGGAAGGCAAAGGAAGCCGGGCGCTGCATCCCCGTTCCCTCCCGACCGCCCGCCCCCGCCGGAGGagccgggggcgggccggggccgggccgtcCGCGGCGCCTCCCCGCGGGAGCGGGCGGGGCTCCTCTCCTTTGCGCCATGATGAACAAATGACCTCGCGGGGAATGAAATTTAAGTTCCATCGGGGAGAGAGAGTTCTCTGCTTCGAGCCTGACCCCACCAAAGCCAAAGTGCTCTATGATGCCAAGGTGACCGGCCGCGCGCGCTCCTGCCTCCCCCTCCCGCGTCTCCCCGGGCGGgagggcgcggggcggggccggcgcgcGGCCCGCCCGCTCCCGTTACGGCTCCTGCTCTCCCGTTACCGCTCCCGCCGGGCGGTGAGCGCGCCCCCGGGCGGGAGGCGGCGCGGGAAGCGGCTGTGGGCCCGGCCGGGGAGGCGGCTCCGCCGGCGGCCGCACTTGTTGCGGGAAACGGGCGCTCGCCCGGGGAGGGGGGAGCAAGCGtggggccgcggggcgggggccgCCACGGGACAGGGAGACGAAGCGACGCGGCGCCGTCCCCGCCGGGCCTGTCCTCCCTCCGTTGTTGCTCCCTGCGGGCGGCTCCGTCCGGTCCCCCGGGAGCTGGGGGTGCGCTGTCGGCGAGCCTCTGGGCCTGCCCCGCGCTGGGCAGCAGAGGCGATGCGGCCCGCGCTCTCGGGGCCTGCCCGTCGCGGCAGGTAGACGGCGGAGCCGCCGACCGCCTCTGCAAGTGTCGGGCGCGCTTCCCGCCTTCCGTTCTCGGCTGAACACCTGCAAAGTAATTCTGAGGTCTTATTGCTACCCCTGCAGTTTTGTAGCGTAGCTGTATTTGTTTCCCCTCACGCCTTTCCACGCTTGCTGCCCACCCTTCTGCGTTTCAGAAAGGTCTTAGTGGTACCGCTGGTGCAGGAGAGTATACGGAAATAGCATAGTAAGCAGTGCGCGGTGAGCCATAGGTGTTGCAGTAAGAGGTGACTGCCTCAACTAGGGCCTGACCTTAAGAGTAATGGTCGTTTGTTTTTCAATCCTAAATCATCTGTGTCCAACTTGGAAACactgctgtgggttttttttttttttgttacagagAGGGATAAAAAAGGGAAGTGTTGTAACTGGATTCAGTTGCTACTTTTTGCTGTAGGTTTGCTAGTTGTGCTTGTCTGTGTTTCTCAAACATCTTTGGTTAGGAATGCCACTGTCCTGTAATACTTTGGGCTGCCCTTTTGTTTGTACTACACTTACTTTTATGTCCTAACGACCTGGCAGCTGTAGTTCCTATCCCTATAAACCCATTACCTGAATACGAAAATGTAcaatacctttttttctttactgtcaAGTACCCTAAACAGGATAACTGTCTGTGAATCCATCAATAGTTCTTAAATTCTGGACTCCCAAATTTGAACATCACTGTAGCCTAAGTACTGATATATGATCTGTTGAAAGCCCTCAAGTGCAGGCaccacattttttcttctgaggtGAAGGCCCTTTCAGATTGGCCATTGCACATTCATGaaagtagaagaaaacaaaggttAAGATATTCCCAAAGCCTGTTAATGTTTTGTGTTTGACAGTCTGTGGTGTTCAACCGAGCAGTATTTCTGAGGTTTTTGTATAGAGAACTGTGTTTCCTGCTTAGGGGGCTTTAGGAGACAGCACAGGAGAAAGTGTAAGTAGCCCAGATCTGCATAGCCATACTGTACTATCGCACTGTTTATTGTCTCCCTTTGTCTGCCTTGAAAGTATGGGACATTTGAGGATGGAACAAAGATGGTGAGCAGTCTGCAATATTAAGAGTAGTCAGCAAGAAAGCTAGGTTTTCTGATCATTTAGTATAATCCTTATCTTCTGTTCACGTCAATATTAACTGGCAAAATACAGAGTCtattggttttcttttctttctttgtacaTAAACTTTCTAAATACCCAAAGGCTTACTTTCTCTCAAGCTTTTTAATATGTTTGTTTCAGATTGTTGATATTGTTGTTGGAAAAGATGAGAAAGGCAGAAAGATTCCAGAATATCTGATCCATTTTAACGGCTGGAACAGAAGGTAAGAACCTGTGTGTGTGGTTTCAGTTCTTCCATTTCTTCTATCTTATTCTGCAAAGACAGCCTTTGCACAGAATATCAAAGGACCAATGTTTGCAGGagtatttttggttttgcaaaTGCCTTTAATATACTTGCTTGTGTTGACATTGGTCTGTATCCATAAATTTCAGTGAGCTGTTTTGATAGACATGAGTTTAAACCCTATGGGATATATGTCTGTGGCATATGCTTACGGCATCTAAGCTTCCATTAACAAAGGTGTATGCTTTATTAAATCTAGCCCTGGATTGTTTGATTGTCAAGACCAGTACATGGGTGCAGTATCTTGACTGTGATTGATAGTATGTGTCAGTGCTAGAAATACTATTGTGGGTTGAGTCAAAGCTTCAGAGATTTTAGATAGCAATGTGAGAGCTGAACCCACGAGAACAGAGAAAAGTGCAAACCTTGTGATGCAGGTGTTGCTTCTAAATAACATTAAACAAGTCCTTTGTAAATTTAATGTATGTTAATTCATTGGTAATCATGAGTGGCATATATTCatagtaattttaaattttctttcgATCTGTCCTTAGCTGGGATAGATGGGCAGCTGAAGATCATGTTCTTCGGGATACGGACGAAAACCGAAGATTACAGCGTAAATTGGCACGGAAGGCTGTGGCTCGCATGTAAGAATCCTTTTGCCCTCAAAACAAATGACAGTAATTTTCAGATTCAGACAAATGCATCCAGGTGTCTACAACTGAGCTTGGTGTTTGAGCTTATGCTGTAGGTGGTAGATATTTACATAATGCAGGCAGTGCACTCTATAGAGCTACTCTAAGATAGAGACTTGTGGATTAACACTCTAAAAGACTTAACAGCTCACTAGCTGTGTTATTCTTAACCATTGCTGTGAAATGCCAGTGCCTGTGCATATTGGATCTGCATATTCCCAAAGAAATGTACTTGCAAAATACTTCAGGAAAACCTGAACTATTTTTGAGCCAAAGGCAATAATCTAATATTGGTCAGCCATGGCTTGAGAATGTGCTTGAGAACATGAATATGAGGTAATGTACAGACATTAGGGTATCTACTCTCAAATAAGCATTGTCCAAGTGATTTCAGCATTAATTGATGAAAATAACTCAAACATAGGTTGCCTGTGCATTTGCACATAATTGAATTAGTTGGGATAAacaaatgaattaattttgccCAAATGTCAGTGAACCATTTTATGTTCTgtaggagaagaaagggaagaaagaagagacGTTGCAGGTTGCCTGGTGTTGACTCTGTGTTAAAAAGCCTTCCTGCTGAAGAAAATGATGAGAGTAGCGAAAACTGTGAGCTTCTTTTTGTGCTTTGGTAACTGGTGGGATGCCTTGACCTGGGGGAGAAATGCATGGTGTTGCTTGCCAGGAGAGTATCATGGTCCTATCTGAAATATACAAAGGCAGTGGTATGAAGAGTGAGAACTGTGTTTCATGCTAAGCATCTGTTGAGTTAGAAtatctgttttcttcttgtacTCCAGAGGCTTCTCCTTGCATCTCTTCTACTCAACTATTCTaatcagtgatttcagagcttAATGCTGTTTCCTTTAGTGTAGTATTACTAGGTGTGAGAAGCtctcagttttctttgtttgatGTTAGGAAACACAGCATTTCCCTGCTAGTGTTTGTGCATTTTTGAGTGcaataagattattttttccccagtctaCCTTGCACAAAGGTCTGTTTCTGGTCAGCTAACTGGCTGATTTCACTTTGAAGCCAGATctttaattttctgcatttttctttctgactaGGAAGCCAGCAGGAACATTGGCTGGCAGTTAAACTGATGTTTTGGGAACTGTTGCTACACAGATTCATACCTTTTGATTAAATGATTAATATGTTAATCCCCTGTGCAGAACTCAAGTCCAATGAAAATGTGGGTGCTCAGGAATGCAGGGACCTTTTAAAAGGGAGTGTTTTTCATTTAGAGAGGATTAAAGAATACTTCCTATAAACTCATCTTACATGTTTAAAACATTTGTAGTTGTCTGCAAATGCATGTTTAATTCAATTAGATTTATTCATCCTCATTAAATATAACAAACTAGTTGTGTTTTTTTagtgggttggggtttttttgtttgtttttttgggttttttttgcattgagACCTCAAACTGATTCCTTATAACCTCTGTAATAATAAATACTTGAAATCTCTTTTATGCAGCTATAAGTAGTTCTTCTTCTGATGACAGTGATGAAGGAacagatgaagaaataaaaagcgAAGAAAGTGACATAGATGAGAGGACAGAAATGGTATTTTTGTGTGTTCCTTAAGTTAATAGAATTTACACATCTGTATTTGAAACTCTGGAAAAATTGAAGTAGATGAAATATAGGCCACATCTGGTAATTTAGCTCAGAttaaaagcataattttctTATTCCTTGTGTTTACTGTGATTGTGATTTTGAAAATGATAAATGTCACTTTCTTATAGAACTATATGATACAATGCTATAAATACgcatttgtttctcttctcATTCTACACAAAAGGCTTGTGGAGAGAAAATGTAGCAGACTAGATTTTCCACTTTTGTAAGTGTTGTAAAAATTTACTTGTCTATGCAGGTTGGGCAAGCCATAATAGCAGTAGGATGTTTGTCTTGTATTTTACTGTAAGACTGGCATGTCAGCCCTGGTCTTAAGTTAAAATGTAGGGAGGACTGTattcaagaaaagaaatatttatttttctacagtAAACAGTCGATCTGAAGATGTGTAGAATTTAACTACTACAGTGTGGGTGATATGAAGAAGCATAACCTAAcaaatttgttgttttttttttctttgtgtttttttttttagttaaataTCAAGAGAAcactaaattttaaaagtttaaaaaattaatttgcagaTGGTTTCAAGAGCAGTATTGGTAAATAGTTTGCATTGAGGCTATTATCCACTTGTATCTTTACTACTGAAATTCTTTGTTCACAACCAatatattgttttctttcactgatCTGTTGTAGAAAGAAGAACAAGACACTCATACAAAAAGGGACATGGAAGAAAGAGCAATAAGCATAGAAATTCCTGAAGTCTTGAAAAAGAAGCTTGAGGAAGACTGCTACTATATTAATAGAAGAAAAAGGGTATGAAATAAAAGTTAGGGCTCGAATGTCATGGGGGTGTGAGGAGGATGTCAAATGTAGTTTTTGTTTATACAGCTCCTAAGGGTTTTTAACTTCACCTTTTTAGCTTCATGTTGAACTCAGACAGGGCAAGGAAGAATACAAAGAGTGTAAGGAGTACACTTCGCTATAGTTGTAACAGTGGCTTGTCATATTTAGAATGCAGGTTGCTTTTGAaagctggaaatgcagcagaCTTGTTAATCTGACCATGTTTCTCGTTTCTGCTGATGTtgataaaaatgcaatttaaggGTTGAAATTACACAGTCCTGAATTTGCTTTGTGCACTAGACATTTACTAAATTAGTTGACAGATTACAAGCTCAGATTCTAACTTGGTATACTTACTTACTGTTTTTATaagacattaatttattttttctttttcagctggtGAAGCTTCCTTGCCAGACAAATATAATCACCATCTTGGAGTCATATGTAAAACACTTTGCAATCAATGCTGCTTTTTCAGCCAATGAAAGGTCTCGGCACCATCAGATGACTCCACATGCTAACATGAATCTTCATTATGTGCCACCAGAGAAGAAGTAAGCAATCTTTAGTCCACTGCTATTGTCACAAGAAGAATGACCTTGCAATCTGTGTTCTGTTTTATGGCTGTTCACTTCTATGAGCTTATACCATAATGTATATCCATTTACAGGGCTCAAAGTATTTGGCAGATAACTATAGCAGAGTAACACTGATATGTTTATCAGTGAAGAGAGTCCCTATACTCTGCAAAGTCATTATGCAAAAGTATCAATATCCTGTTTTATCTGCAAGTTCTTACAAATGTTGAGACCTGTTTGGAAGAATGTGTTGCTGTTGTGAAGAATTTAATATCTGATATAAGAATACCCTGCTTAGATGAACTTGAGTAGGTTCAagtttttaaaaggatttaatGCAAAGACTTACAAAGCCAAGTGCaagttgtttgtttgtattaGATGGGCATATGATCTTAAATACTAGAGTCAGTATATAGGGAAACTGTGGTAAAACAAATCTTGATTCATTTAAATTGGTGGTGTCTTAGTCTGTTTTCTCAGTTGAGCTGTATGTTCTTCTGCCATGTTACAAATGCATTAACCATGTATGCTTGCAGTGTGGTGGTTTTTGattgttttggggattttttctcTTATGTTAAAGATTTTTGATATTAGATGAAACTGCTTTTATCTAAGTACAATGGGGTGAAATCTTGTTATTTTATCCTGACTTGTGTTAGTGTTCTGTTTCAGTGGTGTAAAATTATGCTATTTCTTGCAATATTTTAGCCTGTGTGAATGTCTTTTTTTATGTTGATATCATTCATTCTTTGACAGATTGacacttttccttctctgtagTATAATCTCCCGAACAAAAGGTTAGGTGAAATATCAGAAATAAGAACAGAAGGTTTTCCACACATTATAATTTTACAGGTTTATGTTTAATAGAACTTCCTCAATAAAAACAAAGTGCTTTAGTAAAAAAATGGGTATAGTTTCAGTGATCATTAAGTAGGAGAGATTCAGCTGACATCTTCATTTTGTTTCCCTTGCTGCTCTAACACTGAAGGTTACTGACCTTGGATTTATAGAATTTCTGTGCATGATGGTCCCCTGGCCCAATTCATGTGTAGTAGTTTTAGTAGGTGGTGTGAAATACTCGAGGATTGGAATTTCTAACATGATCATTTTGGCAGAATTATATTGTTACCATACACAGACATGCACTTGAAACATGAGAGGGGAGTACCTCCACAAAGGTGAGAGGTGTTGCAGGTGTGCTGCCCTGTGTGTTCTTGGTTCTACTTGTAATAGCTCATGTACTCATCACCTAACCTCGTCTTTTACACAGGCCTGGAACTGAAATTCCTGGTAGCCTCCAGATGTAGTGCTCTGTCTACAGAGCAGACTGTTGGAAACTGCTCTCCAGTGCAAATGTATATGGTTTTGTTGGCTCACTGGATATCTCTTGAGCACAGCCTTAACTGCATCTTAGTGGCTATATGTCAAATTCTGCTTATGCCTTTTAGACAGAGATTCAATGTGTTGAGTACTTACTTGTTCTGGCAGGTGCCTCTTTTTTTCAGCATAGTGaacttgaaaaaacaaaacaatgtttACCTGAAAAACATCCGACTAACTTTATTTACTCTACAGTAGATTTTATTAGTTTTATGAATAGTAATGCATCAGAACAGTTGTGTGATTTTGATTGAGGCTATGAAGCagaccttttaaaaaattgcttttctgaaGTTAACAAGAGTAATCATCTTTTTAAGTGCGTTTTTAATTGTTTATCATTACTTAGTGATTGAATCAGCTTATTGTAGGTATGATGTTAATGGACTGCATTAAAGAGCAATTTTGTACTGCTATGCTGAAAAATTTGACCATGCAactttgaaataatatttttcccctctagTGTTGAGCTATGTAAAGAGATGGTGGATGGGCTGAGAATAACGTTTGACTTCACACTTCCCTTAATTTTGCTGTATCCTTACGAACAAGCTCAATTTAAGAAGGTGACTTCATCAAAATTCTTCCTTCCTATCAAAGAAAACTCAACAAATACTAACAGGTAGGTTAGATATAAGAAGTTTAATACTGCTTATCTCAAAAAGTAGGAGAATGTGGTATTcatgtttttttaactttaatttgaagaaaagtATACTTTTGGAAAATAGTATTTAACAGAAGGCATCACCACTTTAATAGTTACTGGGAGAAGACTGTCTTACCTGAAAAAGTATTCGGTAAGATCGGTGAAACTAGAAGAATTTGTTTTTGGTAGAGCCCTGACCTCTTCAATTCTGTAA is from Cinclus cinclus chromosome 2, bCinCin1.1, whole genome shotgun sequence and encodes:
- the MSL3 gene encoding male-specific lethal 3 homolog, with translation MTSRGMKFKFHRGERVLCFEPDPTKAKVLYDAKIVDIVVGKDEKGRKIPEYLIHFNGWNRSWDRWAAEDHVLRDTDENRRLQRKLARKAVARMRRKGRKKRRCRLPGVDSVLKSLPAEENDESSENSISSSSSDDSDEGTDEEIKSEESDIDERTEMKEEQDTHTKRDMEERAISIEIPEVLKKKLEEDCYYINRRKRLVKLPCQTNIITILESYVKHFAINAAFSANERSRHHQMTPHANMNLHYVPPEKNVELCKEMVDGLRITFDFTLPLILLYPYEQAQFKKVTSSKFFLPIKENSTNTNRNQEELSPSPPLLNPPTPQSTDSQPTTGEPATPKRRKAEPEILQSLRRSTRHSSNCDRLSESSASPQPKRRHLETPASMPKLFLHLEKKTPVHSGSSSPITLTPSKEGSTVFSGFEGRRNNELNEVLSWKLMPENYPPSDQPPPPSYIYGSQHLLRMFVKLPEILGKMCFPDKNLKALVKHFEMFLRFLAEYHDDFFPESAYVAACEAYYSTKNPRAIY